A single window of Salvia splendens isolate huo1 chromosome 8, SspV2, whole genome shotgun sequence DNA harbors:
- the LOC121746206 gene encoding uncharacterized protein LOC121746206 yields the protein MMSSAQPQVAVPIATHMENPSEMMEETSQGKGKGKQWRKPNLFLEIPTRAADESPPEVVQINMPPTPIPTPKRVNFLLTSDFNDSLPNESSEPSSARGKPSIMSFMPKLGFKHWGSNSDVDKAVNVDSSSSTVATQDKLSISRSWSLTKIFTPRIKRASSMPVPEVQNQNLESIHGGSVNSHLTVEIKEVGHMSRSHSLPVINKENGIPKLNSFFRVIPSTPKVKNAESEVSVASTGKNDENNEAGGEDIPEEEAVCRICLVELCEDGETFKLECGCKGKLSLAHRECAVKWFSIKGNKTCEVCKQEVLNLPVTLLRVQSSVTRATDLRELEFNGHRIWQELPILVIVGMLAYFCFLEQLLVKNLKSSAIAISLPVSCVLGLLSSMTSSAMVKRRFVWAYASCQFILVVLFAHIFYNVIHVQPVVSILLSTFSGFGVAMSGASVIVEIIRWRERRRATTF from the exons ATGATGAGCAGCGCTCAACCACAAGTTGCTGTTCCGATCGCCACTCAC ATGGAAAATCCTTCAGAAATGATGGAAGAAACCTCgcagggcaagggcaagggcaagcaATGGAGGAAACCAAATCTTTTCCTGGAGATACCTACCAGAGCAGCCGACGAGTCTCCTCCAGAAGTCGTGCAAATAAACATGCCTCCGACTCCAATTCCGACTCCCAAGAGAGTGAACTTCCTTTTAACGTCTGATTTTAATGATTCATTGCCAAATGAATCTTCTGAACCCTCCTCAGCCAGAGGGAAACCCTCTATCATGAGTTTTATGCCAAAGTTGGGCTTCAAACACTGGGGTTCGAATTCGGATGTGGACAAGGCTGTCAATGTTGATTCGAGCTCCTCTACTGTTGCTACACAAGATAAGCTATCAATTTCGCGTTCATGGTCGCTCACCAAGATTTTCACACCAAGGATTAAGAGGGCATCATCCATGCCTGTACCTGAGgtccaaaatcaaaatttggagAGTATTCATGGAGGAAGTGTTAACAGTCATCTCACAGTTGAG ATAAAAGAAGTTGGACACATGTCTCGTTCGCATTCTCTTCCTGTCATCAACAAGGAAAATGGGATTCCGAAACTGAACTCTTTCTTTCGTGTGATCCCCTCAACACCCAAAGTGAAGAATGCGGAGTCTGAGGTGTCTGTGGCTTCAACAGGAAAAAATGATG AGAATAACGAAGCTGGTGGAGAAGACATACCAGAAGAGGAAGCTGTGTGTCGAATTTGTTTGGTTGAGCTATGTGAAGATGGAGAGACTTTTAAGCTGGAGTGTGGCTGCAAAGGCAAACTTTCTTTGGCTCATCGAGAATGTGCAGTTAAATGGTTTTCCATCAAAGGCAACAAGACATGTGAAGTCTGCAAGCAAGAAGTTCTTAATCTACCAGTCACACTTTTACGCGTCCAAAGCTCTGTAACTAGGGCAACAGATTTAAGAGAACTAGAGTTCAATGGACACAG AATTTGGCAGGAATTGCCTATTCTTGTCATTGTTGGTATGCTAGCCTACTTCTGTTTTCTCGAGCAGCTACTG GTTAAGAACTTGAAGTCCAGTGCAATTGCTATATCACTTCCAGTTTCTTGTGTGCTTGGCCTCCTCTCATCCATGACATCTTCAGCTATGG TGAAGAGAAGATTTGTGTGGGCATATGCATCATGCCAGTTCATTCTTGTTGTCCTCTTTGCTCATATATTCTACAACGTG ATTCATGTGCAACCTGTTGTATCGATCCTTCTATCCACATTTTCTGGATTCGGCGTGGCGATGAGTGGAGCTTCTGTTATCGTGGAGATCATCAGATGGAGAGAACGACGTAGGGCTACCACATTCTAG
- the LOC121742979 gene encoding ruvB-like protein 1, producing MKIEQVQSTTKKQRIATHTHIKGLGLQPDGKALPLAAGFVGQDSAREAGGLVVDMIRQKKMAGRALLLAGPPGTGKTALALGISQELGSKVPFCPMVGSEVYSSEVKKTEVLMENFRRAIGLRIKENKEVYEGEVTELSPEETESVTGGYGKSISHVIIGLKTVKGTKQLKLDPTIYDALIKEKVAVGDVIYIEANSGAVKRVGRSDAFATEFDLEAEEYVPLPKGEVHKKKEIVQDVTLHDLDAANARPQGGQDILSLMGQMMKPRKTEITDKLRQEINKVVNRYIDEGVAELVPGVLFIDEVHMLDMECFSYLNRALESSLSPIVIFATNRGICSVRGTDMTSPHGIPVDLLDRLAIIRTETYGPAEMIQILAIRAQVEELQIDEESLAYLGEIGQQSSLRHAVQLLSPSSIVAKMNGRDIICKADLEEVNSLYLDAKSSAKLLQEQQDRYIS from the exons ATGAAGATAGAACAAGTGCAATCAACCACAAAGAAACAGAGAATCGCAACTCACACTCACATTAAAGGCCTTGGCCTCCAG CCCGATGGAAAAGCATTGCCTTTGGCTGCTGGGTTTGTGGGTCAGGATTCCGCAAGGGAAGCTGGTGGCCTTGTGGTAGATATGATTCGGCAGAAGAAGATGGCTGGCCGTGCCCTCTTACTAGCTGGTCCTCCTGGCACTGGAAAGACTGCGCTTGCTCTTGGAATTTCCCAAGAACTTGGTAGCAAG GTTCCATTTTGCCCGATGGTTGGATCAGAGGTATATTCATCAGAAGTAAAGAAGACGGAGGTTCTAATGGAAAACTTTCGGCGGGCTATCGGTCTCCGCATTAAAGAAAACAAGGAAGTTTACGAAGGAGAG GTTACCGAACTATCTCCCGAAGAAACTGAAAGTGTGACTGGTGGTTATGGTAAAAGTATCAGCCATGTTATAATTGGATTGAAGACTGTAAAAGGAACCAAACAATTGAAGTTGGATCCGACAATATATGATGCCTTGATTAAGGAAAAG GTAGCTGTTGGTGATGTTATATACATTGAAGCAAATAGTGGAGCTGTTAAAAGGGTTGGAAGGAGTGATGCTTTTGCTACTGAGTTTGATCTCGAGGCAGAAGAATATGTGCCACTCCCTAAAGGAGAAGTTCATAAAAAGAAGGAGATAGTGCAG GATGTTACATTGCACGATCTTGATGCTGCAAATGCACGGCCCCAAGGAGGCCAAGATATATTGTCTCTGATGGGTCAGATGATGAAACCTAGGAAAACTGAAATCACTGACAAGCTGCGGCAAGAAATAAACAAG GTTGTCAACCGGTATATAGATGAAGGTGTTGCAGAGCTTGTTCCTGGTGTCTTGTTTATTGATGAG GTTCATATGCTGGATATGGAGTGCTTTTCTTATTTAAATCGTGCTTTAGAAAGTTCGCTATCTCCCATTGTGATCTTTGCCACAAATCGAGGAATTTGTAGTGTCAG AGGAACAGACATGACTAGTCCTCATGGTATACCAGTTGACTTGTTGGATCGGTTGGCTATCATAAGAACCGAAACCTATGGCCCCGCCGAGATGATACAG ATATTAGCTATCCGAGCACAAGTTGAGGAACTCCAAATAGACGAGGAAAGCCTTGCTTATCTTGGAGAGATTGGACAGCAATCATCATTGAG ACATGCCGTCCAGTTGCTATCTCCTTCCAGCATCGTTGCTAAGATGAATGGCCGTGATATTATTTGCAAG GCGGATCTTGAAGAAGTGAATTCTCTCTACCTGGATGCCAAATCTTCAGCAAAGCTTCTTCAAGAGCAGCAGGACCGATACATCTCGTGA
- the LOC121742980 gene encoding uncharacterized protein LOC121742980: protein MEAMGDGEGCNIVMEVLGDGEGWKRKKLDVEDYLDFIDDRDLPLTVRQLREVISMHGFKKIEAPKAILMEMVSTMELMDLQRSSLLDGVSGDASLTLKEVKDDLKSLSWQDCHVTSILTYGAGVASQSSAGVSLKRRRARRKVAKVAIEDSAASTTGTSIVAESTTVQSET, encoded by the exons ATGGAAGCTATGGGAGACGGGGAAGGTTGCAATATAGTGATGGAAGTTTTGGGAGACGGTGAAGgctggaagaggaagaagcttGATGTAGAAGATTACCTCGATTTCATTGACGACCGCGATCTGCCTCTCACCGTTCGTCAACTTCGCGAG GTCATTAGCATGCATGGGTTCAAAAAGATCGAAGCTCCAAAG GCGATTCTGATGGAAATGGTTTCAACAATGGAGTTGATGGATCTCCAGCGGTCGAGCCTGCTAGACGGCGTATCAGGAGATGCAAGCTTAACCCTGAAGGAAGTGAAAGACGACCTCAAATCTCTCAGCTGGCAGGACTGCCACGTCACATCTATTCTCACCTACGGCGCCGGCGTTGCTTCCCAATCCTCCGCCGGCGTCTCACTGAAGCGGAGAAGGGCGAGAAGGAAGGTGGCTAAAGTTGCTATTGAGGATTCTGCCGCTTCTACTACTGGTACTAGTATTGTAGCTGAGAGTACCACCGTTCAGTCGGAAACCTAG
- the LOC121743150 gene encoding zinc finger CCCH domain-containing protein 24-like isoform X2: protein MAEIPPTETLTSVEHQDSTDQPNPSVSPPPPSAEGINLPEKRKREGEPEPEPSADKAKHPLWKTSLCSYFRRSGELCSHGDTCRYAHGEDELRPRPNNTWDPTSERAKKMAKTNDQDKAVEEGGIMMTEALEEDGEESSSGLSKCIVNLPMKWSSDNFRFFLNEQKLDGKTVGNNRTLKVSDVIQRPFEKNNKAALPEKPSPDNDDENDSVLPSDSASKARSARDAVTPLAHMSYSDQLEHKKNSLAQILKRLTRNARKACPNGISLPEWILNAREIGGLPCKLEGIIESPLVNGYRNKCEFSVGNSLQGKHTVGFLLGNFREGVTAVEEPVDCPNVSRIACKYAAIFQEFLQQSCLPIWNRLNNSGFWRQLTVREGRKPGQIDADNSETSISEVMLMVQVCTLGSDEGQVKEELHRLAQTFSAGSTAESPPLPLTTLVIQDHTGISNAAPSDAPLRYIFLHRGGDCGLEIADDVVEPRIHDHISNLRFSISPSAFFQVNTLAAESLYSLAGDWADLGPDTLLFDVCCGTGTIGLTLAHRVGMVVGIEMNASAVSDAERNAEANGIKNCRFVCGKAEDVIGSLMKEYLSLPEKQDENRETSENNESGVNSAEENINSVDGVVVAENSSVVNHENGHAVSGCSKDEAKLEKDSTPQSSSNPMRQFKNVVAIVDPPRVGLHPTVIKVLRTQSRLRRLVYISCNPDSLVANAIELCTPSPDKSEKGNNKNNRGWRNMSAAGLARHRSKSMPESEPFKPVKAMAVDLFPHTPHCELVMLLER from the exons ATGGCGGAAATCCCGCCAACTGAAACCCTAACCTCAGTGGAGCACCAGGATTCCACCGACCAGCCCAATCCATCGGTTAGCCCTCCGCCTCCATCCGCCGAAGGAATCAACCTTCCAGAGAAGCGCAAGCGTGAGGGTGAGCCCGAACCGGAACCCTCAGCCGACAAGGCGAAGCACCCGCTGTGGAAGACGAGCCTATGCTCCTACTTCAGGAGGTCTGGCGAATTGTGCAGCCACGGCGATACTTGCCGCTACGCTCACGGGGAGGACGAGCTCCGGCCGCGCCCCAACAACACTTGGGATCCCACCTCGGAGCGGGCTAAAAAGATGGCCAAAACTAATGACCAGGATAAAGCGGTTGAGGAGGGCGGCATAATGATGACGGAGGCGTTGGAGGAGGACGGGGAGGAGTCTTCTTCTGGTTTATCCAAATGTATCGTCAATTTGCCTATGAAGTGGAGTTCGGATAATTTTAGGTTTTTTCTGAACGAGCAG AAACTGGATGGGAAAACTGTTGGAAATAATAGAACATTAAAGGTCTCAGATGTCATTCAAAGACCGTTTGAGAAAAACAATAAAGCTGCATTGCCTGAAAAGCCATCTCCAgataatgatgatgagaatgacAGTGTACTTCCTAGCGATTCAGCCTCAAAGGCTAGAAGTGCCCGTGATGCTGTGACTCCTCTTGCTCACATGTCCTATTCTGATCAGCTCGAGCACAAGAAAAACTCTTTGGCACAAATCCTCAAAAGACTA ACTCGAAATGCACGCAAGGCATGTCCAAATGGTATTTCACTTCCAGAATGGATCCTGAATGCTAGAGAAATAG GTGGTCTTCCATGCAAATTAGAGGGTATAATCGAATCACCCCTTGTTAATGGATACCGTAACAAGTGTGAATTCTCTGTTGGAAATTCTTTGCAAGGGAAGCACACAGTGGGCTTTTTACTTGGGAATTTCAG GGAAGGTGTGACAGCTGTTGAGGAACCCGTTGACTGCCCAAATGTTTCTAGAATTGCTTGTAAATATGCTGCTATCTTTCAAGAATTTCTGCAGCAGTCGTGCTTGCCCATATGGAACAGATTGAACAATAGTGGGTTCTGGCGTCAACTTACG GTTCGAGAGGGTAGGAAACCTGGCCAGATTGATGCTGACAATTCCGAGACTAGTATTTCAGAGGTCATGCTCATGGTTCAG GTTTGCACCCTGGGTTCTGATGAAGGGCAGGTAAAAGAGGAACTTCATCGGTTAGCACAAACTTTTTCTGCAGGATCTACTGCAGAATCTCCTCCATTACCTTTAACTACACTAGTGATTCAG GATCATACAGGAATATCAAATGCTGCACCATCCGATGCCCCTTTGCGGTACATTTTTCTTCATAGAGGGGGTGATTGTGGACTGGAGATAGCTGATGATGTCGTAGAACCGAGAATTCATGATCACATAAGCAATCTCCGGTTCTCTATATCTCCATCTGCCTTCTTTCAG GTTAACACCCTTGCAGCAGAGAGCTTGTATTCACTTGCTGGGGACTGGGCTGACCTGGGTCCTGACACTTTACTCTTTGATGTTTGTTGCGGGACTGGAACTATTGGTCTGACTTTAGCTCACCGTGTTGGCATG GTCGTCGGTATTGAAATGAATGCTTCTGCAGTTTCAGATGCAGAAAGAAATGCAGAAGCCAATGGCATTAAAAACTGCAGATTTGTCTGTGGAAAG GCTGAGGATGTTATTGGGTCGTTGATGAAAGAGTATCTATCTTTGCCTGAAAAGCAAGACGAAAACAGAGAGACATCTGAAAATAATGAGTCTGGAGTCAATTCCGCTGAAGAAAATATAAACTCTGTGGATGGTGTGGTTGTAGCTGAAAATAGCTCTGTTGTTAACCATGAGAATGGTCATGCTGTGAGTGGGTGTTCGAAAGATGAGGCTAAGTTGGAGAAGGATTCCACTCCACAAAGTAGTAGCAACCCAATGCGACAATTTAAAAATGTCGTTGCTATAGTGGATCCTCCACGTGTCGGACTTCATCCCACT GTAATCAAAGTTTTGAGGACACAGTCGCGTTTAAGGAGGCTCGT CTACATCTCCTGCAATCCTGATAGTCTGGTGGCAAACGCTATCGAGCTCTGCACGCCTTCACCCGATAAATCTGAGAAAGGAAATAATAAGAACAATCGGGGATGGAGAAATATGAGCGCAGCTGGTCTAGCCCGTCACAGATCCAAATCTATGCCTGAGTCCGAGCCATTCAAACCCGTGAAAGCGATGGCCGTCGATCTTTTCCCTCATACACCCCACTGCGAGCTGGTGATGCTGCTTGAGAGGTGA
- the LOC121743150 gene encoding zinc finger CCCH domain-containing protein 24-like isoform X1, producing the protein MAEIPPTETLTSVEHQDSTDQPNPSVSPPPPSAEGINLPEKRKREGEPEPEPSADKAKHPLWKTSLCSYFRRSGELCSHGDTCRYAHGEDELRPRPNNTWDPTSERAKKMAKTNDQDKAVEEGGIMMTEALEEDGEESSSGLSKCIVNLPMKWSSDNFRFFLNEQKLDGKTVGNNRTLKVSDVIQRPFEKNNKAALPEKPSPDNDDENDSVLPSDSASKARSARDAVTPLAHMSYSDQLEHKKNSLAQILKRLTRNARKACPNGISLPEWILNAREIGGLPCKLEGIIESPLVNGYRNKCEFSVGNSLQGKHTVGFLLGNFREGVTAVEEPVDCPNVSRIACKYAAIFQEFLQQSCLPIWNRLNNSGFWRQLTVREGRKPGQIDADNSETSISEVMLMVQVCTLGSDEGQVKEELHRLAQTFSAGSTAESPPLPLTTLVIQDHTGISNAAPSDAPLRYIFLHRGGDCGLEIADDVVEPRIHDHISNLRFSISPSAFFQVNTLAAESLYSLAGDWADLGPDTLLFDVCCGTGTIGLTLAHRVGMVVGIEMNASAVSDAERNAEANGIKNCRFVCGKAEDVIGSLMKEYLSLPEKQDENRETSENNESGVNSAEENINSVDGVVVAENSSVVNHENGHAVSGCSKDEAKLEKDSTPQSSSNPMRQFKNVVAIVDPPRVGLHPTVIKVLRTQSRLRRLVYISCNPDSLVANAIELCTPSPDKSEKGNNKNNRGWRNMSAAGLARHRSKSMPESEPFKPVKAMAVDLFPHTPHCELVMLLERCVV; encoded by the exons ATGGCGGAAATCCCGCCAACTGAAACCCTAACCTCAGTGGAGCACCAGGATTCCACCGACCAGCCCAATCCATCGGTTAGCCCTCCGCCTCCATCCGCCGAAGGAATCAACCTTCCAGAGAAGCGCAAGCGTGAGGGTGAGCCCGAACCGGAACCCTCAGCCGACAAGGCGAAGCACCCGCTGTGGAAGACGAGCCTATGCTCCTACTTCAGGAGGTCTGGCGAATTGTGCAGCCACGGCGATACTTGCCGCTACGCTCACGGGGAGGACGAGCTCCGGCCGCGCCCCAACAACACTTGGGATCCCACCTCGGAGCGGGCTAAAAAGATGGCCAAAACTAATGACCAGGATAAAGCGGTTGAGGAGGGCGGCATAATGATGACGGAGGCGTTGGAGGAGGACGGGGAGGAGTCTTCTTCTGGTTTATCCAAATGTATCGTCAATTTGCCTATGAAGTGGAGTTCGGATAATTTTAGGTTTTTTCTGAACGAGCAG AAACTGGATGGGAAAACTGTTGGAAATAATAGAACATTAAAGGTCTCAGATGTCATTCAAAGACCGTTTGAGAAAAACAATAAAGCTGCATTGCCTGAAAAGCCATCTCCAgataatgatgatgagaatgacAGTGTACTTCCTAGCGATTCAGCCTCAAAGGCTAGAAGTGCCCGTGATGCTGTGACTCCTCTTGCTCACATGTCCTATTCTGATCAGCTCGAGCACAAGAAAAACTCTTTGGCACAAATCCTCAAAAGACTA ACTCGAAATGCACGCAAGGCATGTCCAAATGGTATTTCACTTCCAGAATGGATCCTGAATGCTAGAGAAATAG GTGGTCTTCCATGCAAATTAGAGGGTATAATCGAATCACCCCTTGTTAATGGATACCGTAACAAGTGTGAATTCTCTGTTGGAAATTCTTTGCAAGGGAAGCACACAGTGGGCTTTTTACTTGGGAATTTCAG GGAAGGTGTGACAGCTGTTGAGGAACCCGTTGACTGCCCAAATGTTTCTAGAATTGCTTGTAAATATGCTGCTATCTTTCAAGAATTTCTGCAGCAGTCGTGCTTGCCCATATGGAACAGATTGAACAATAGTGGGTTCTGGCGTCAACTTACG GTTCGAGAGGGTAGGAAACCTGGCCAGATTGATGCTGACAATTCCGAGACTAGTATTTCAGAGGTCATGCTCATGGTTCAG GTTTGCACCCTGGGTTCTGATGAAGGGCAGGTAAAAGAGGAACTTCATCGGTTAGCACAAACTTTTTCTGCAGGATCTACTGCAGAATCTCCTCCATTACCTTTAACTACACTAGTGATTCAG GATCATACAGGAATATCAAATGCTGCACCATCCGATGCCCCTTTGCGGTACATTTTTCTTCATAGAGGGGGTGATTGTGGACTGGAGATAGCTGATGATGTCGTAGAACCGAGAATTCATGATCACATAAGCAATCTCCGGTTCTCTATATCTCCATCTGCCTTCTTTCAG GTTAACACCCTTGCAGCAGAGAGCTTGTATTCACTTGCTGGGGACTGGGCTGACCTGGGTCCTGACACTTTACTCTTTGATGTTTGTTGCGGGACTGGAACTATTGGTCTGACTTTAGCTCACCGTGTTGGCATG GTCGTCGGTATTGAAATGAATGCTTCTGCAGTTTCAGATGCAGAAAGAAATGCAGAAGCCAATGGCATTAAAAACTGCAGATTTGTCTGTGGAAAG GCTGAGGATGTTATTGGGTCGTTGATGAAAGAGTATCTATCTTTGCCTGAAAAGCAAGACGAAAACAGAGAGACATCTGAAAATAATGAGTCTGGAGTCAATTCCGCTGAAGAAAATATAAACTCTGTGGATGGTGTGGTTGTAGCTGAAAATAGCTCTGTTGTTAACCATGAGAATGGTCATGCTGTGAGTGGGTGTTCGAAAGATGAGGCTAAGTTGGAGAAGGATTCCACTCCACAAAGTAGTAGCAACCCAATGCGACAATTTAAAAATGTCGTTGCTATAGTGGATCCTCCACGTGTCGGACTTCATCCCACT GTAATCAAAGTTTTGAGGACACAGTCGCGTTTAAGGAGGCTCGT CTACATCTCCTGCAATCCTGATAGTCTGGTGGCAAACGCTATCGAGCTCTGCACGCCTTCACCCGATAAATCTGAGAAAGGAAATAATAAGAACAATCGGGGATGGAGAAATATGAGCGCAGCTGGTCTAGCCCGTCACAGATCCAAATCTATGCCTGAGTCCGAGCCATTCAAACCCGTGAAAGCGATGGCCGTCGATCTTTTCCCTCATACACCCCACTGCGAGCTGGTGATGCTGCTTGAGAG GTGTGTGGTGTAG
- the LOC121743150 gene encoding zinc finger CCCH domain-containing protein 24-like isoform X3 — protein MIVGFVTFESEEQSKTAVEKLDGKTVGNNRTLKVSDVIQRPFEKNNKAALPEKPSPDNDDENDSVLPSDSASKARSARDAVTPLAHMSYSDQLEHKKNSLAQILKRLTRNARKACPNGISLPEWILNAREIGGLPCKLEGIIESPLVNGYRNKCEFSVGNSLQGKHTVGFLLGNFREGVTAVEEPVDCPNVSRIACKYAAIFQEFLQQSCLPIWNRLNNSGFWRQLTVREGRKPGQIDADNSETSISEVMLMVQVCTLGSDEGQVKEELHRLAQTFSAGSTAESPPLPLTTLVIQDHTGISNAAPSDAPLRYIFLHRGGDCGLEIADDVVEPRIHDHISNLRFSISPSAFFQVNTLAAESLYSLAGDWADLGPDTLLFDVCCGTGTIGLTLAHRVGMVVGIEMNASAVSDAERNAEANGIKNCRFVCGKAEDVIGSLMKEYLSLPEKQDENRETSENNESGVNSAEENINSVDGVVVAENSSVVNHENGHAVSGCSKDEAKLEKDSTPQSSSNPMRQFKNVVAIVDPPRVGLHPTVIKVLRTQSRLRRLVYISCNPDSLVANAIELCTPSPDKSEKGNNKNNRGWRNMSAAGLARHRSKSMPESEPFKPVKAMAVDLFPHTPHCELVMLLERCVV, from the exons atGATAGTTGGTTTTGTTACTTTCGAAAGTGAAGAACAATCTAAGACTGCTGTGGAG AAACTGGATGGGAAAACTGTTGGAAATAATAGAACATTAAAGGTCTCAGATGTCATTCAAAGACCGTTTGAGAAAAACAATAAAGCTGCATTGCCTGAAAAGCCATCTCCAgataatgatgatgagaatgacAGTGTACTTCCTAGCGATTCAGCCTCAAAGGCTAGAAGTGCCCGTGATGCTGTGACTCCTCTTGCTCACATGTCCTATTCTGATCAGCTCGAGCACAAGAAAAACTCTTTGGCACAAATCCTCAAAAGACTA ACTCGAAATGCACGCAAGGCATGTCCAAATGGTATTTCACTTCCAGAATGGATCCTGAATGCTAGAGAAATAG GTGGTCTTCCATGCAAATTAGAGGGTATAATCGAATCACCCCTTGTTAATGGATACCGTAACAAGTGTGAATTCTCTGTTGGAAATTCTTTGCAAGGGAAGCACACAGTGGGCTTTTTACTTGGGAATTTCAG GGAAGGTGTGACAGCTGTTGAGGAACCCGTTGACTGCCCAAATGTTTCTAGAATTGCTTGTAAATATGCTGCTATCTTTCAAGAATTTCTGCAGCAGTCGTGCTTGCCCATATGGAACAGATTGAACAATAGTGGGTTCTGGCGTCAACTTACG GTTCGAGAGGGTAGGAAACCTGGCCAGATTGATGCTGACAATTCCGAGACTAGTATTTCAGAGGTCATGCTCATGGTTCAG GTTTGCACCCTGGGTTCTGATGAAGGGCAGGTAAAAGAGGAACTTCATCGGTTAGCACAAACTTTTTCTGCAGGATCTACTGCAGAATCTCCTCCATTACCTTTAACTACACTAGTGATTCAG GATCATACAGGAATATCAAATGCTGCACCATCCGATGCCCCTTTGCGGTACATTTTTCTTCATAGAGGGGGTGATTGTGGACTGGAGATAGCTGATGATGTCGTAGAACCGAGAATTCATGATCACATAAGCAATCTCCGGTTCTCTATATCTCCATCTGCCTTCTTTCAG GTTAACACCCTTGCAGCAGAGAGCTTGTATTCACTTGCTGGGGACTGGGCTGACCTGGGTCCTGACACTTTACTCTTTGATGTTTGTTGCGGGACTGGAACTATTGGTCTGACTTTAGCTCACCGTGTTGGCATG GTCGTCGGTATTGAAATGAATGCTTCTGCAGTTTCAGATGCAGAAAGAAATGCAGAAGCCAATGGCATTAAAAACTGCAGATTTGTCTGTGGAAAG GCTGAGGATGTTATTGGGTCGTTGATGAAAGAGTATCTATCTTTGCCTGAAAAGCAAGACGAAAACAGAGAGACATCTGAAAATAATGAGTCTGGAGTCAATTCCGCTGAAGAAAATATAAACTCTGTGGATGGTGTGGTTGTAGCTGAAAATAGCTCTGTTGTTAACCATGAGAATGGTCATGCTGTGAGTGGGTGTTCGAAAGATGAGGCTAAGTTGGAGAAGGATTCCACTCCACAAAGTAGTAGCAACCCAATGCGACAATTTAAAAATGTCGTTGCTATAGTGGATCCTCCACGTGTCGGACTTCATCCCACT GTAATCAAAGTTTTGAGGACACAGTCGCGTTTAAGGAGGCTCGT CTACATCTCCTGCAATCCTGATAGTCTGGTGGCAAACGCTATCGAGCTCTGCACGCCTTCACCCGATAAATCTGAGAAAGGAAATAATAAGAACAATCGGGGATGGAGAAATATGAGCGCAGCTGGTCTAGCCCGTCACAGATCCAAATCTATGCCTGAGTCCGAGCCATTCAAACCCGTGAAAGCGATGGCCGTCGATCTTTTCCCTCATACACCCCACTGCGAGCTGGTGATGCTGCTTGAGAG GTGTGTGGTGTAG